A genome region from Nitrosopumilus oxyclinae includes the following:
- the aroE gene encoding shikimate dehydrogenase: MSKSFAVIGDPIDHSLSPNIHSAAFRELDLDSSYIAYRIPKGELAEGIEGLKKIKIDGFNITIPHKVEMMKYLDKIDETCSLIGAVNTVSNKDGVLKGYNTDMDGFLEPFKKKELNIKGAKVLLIGAGGAARAIVAGFAKEKADSITIANRTLEKAVSLSKFAKTIGLDASAVKIEDIKDSAKNYDIIVNATSVGLKNESSVIELDGINEKTIVYDIVYMPMNTDFIKKAKAQKAIIIYGYEMLLGQAVRAFEIWQGIEAPYNAMKKALLGGF, from the coding sequence ATGAGTAAATCATTTGCCGTAATTGGAGATCCCATTGATCACTCATTATCACCAAATATTCATAGTGCAGCATTTAGGGAATTAGATTTAGATTCATCATACATTGCATATAGAATTCCTAAAGGAGAATTAGCTGAAGGTATTGAAGGATTAAAGAAAATAAAGATAGACGGTTTCAACATTACAATCCCACATAAAGTGGAGATGATGAAGTATCTAGATAAAATTGATGAAACGTGTAGTCTTATTGGTGCAGTTAACACAGTATCAAACAAAGATGGAGTTTTAAAAGGATACAATACAGACATGGATGGATTCCTAGAACCATTTAAGAAAAAAGAATTAAACATCAAAGGAGCCAAAGTTCTTTTAATTGGAGCAGGAGGAGCAGCCAGAGCAATAGTTGCAGGATTTGCTAAAGAAAAAGCAGATAGTATAACCATTGCAAATAGAACACTAGAAAAAGCAGTCAGTCTTTCAAAATTTGCAAAAACAATAGGACTAGATGCTAGTGCTGTAAAAATTGAAGACATTAAAGATTCAGCAAAGAATTACGACATTATTGTCAATGCAACATCAGTAGGTCTCAAAAATGAATCCAGTGTAATTGAATTAGATGGAATTAATGAAAAAACAATCGTGTATGATATCGTATACATGCCAATGAACACAGATTTTATCAAAAAAGCAAAAGCACAAAAAGCAATTATAATTTACGGGTATGAAATGCTTCTAGGTCAAGCAGTCAGGGCTTTTGAGATTTGGCAGGGCATAGAAGCACCTTATAATGCCATGAAAAAAGCACTGTTAGGGGGATTTTGA
- the aroD gene encoding type I 3-dehydroquinate dehydratase, with product MKYKTCVSIAEQTPAKTKKRLKIALSKSDYVEVRFDFLRSDQIPETLELIKKDLNRIVCTLRPKNEGGKFSGNEKERIAIIKLIAEYNPFLLDIEFNTLKRNATLTNYLKSTKTKLLVSWHDFKKTPSSAELKKKITLMSKYSSNVKIVSTAKSTDDSTRMLELYSKKGKNNLIAFAMGDYGRISRILCLYLGSPYTYVSLGKAIAPGQFSVDEVKKIINLKK from the coding sequence ATGAAATACAAAACATGTGTCTCCATTGCAGAACAAACACCAGCAAAAACTAAAAAAAGATTAAAAATTGCACTATCAAAATCAGATTATGTTGAAGTTAGATTTGATTTTCTAAGATCAGACCAAATTCCAGAAACATTAGAATTGATAAAAAAAGATCTCAATAGAATAGTATGCACATTAAGACCAAAAAACGAAGGTGGAAAGTTTTCAGGAAATGAAAAAGAAAGAATTGCAATTATAAAATTAATTGCAGAGTACAACCCATTCTTGCTAGATATAGAATTTAACACATTGAAGAGAAATGCAACATTAACGAATTATTTAAAATCAACAAAAACAAAATTACTTGTTTCATGGCACGATTTCAAAAAGACCCCAAGTTCTGCAGAACTAAAAAAGAAGATAACTCTAATGAGTAAATATTCTTCAAATGTAAAAATAGTCAGTACGGCAAAATCAACTGATGACTCTACTAGAATGTTAGAATTGTACAGTAAGAAAGGGAAAAATAATCTCATCGCATTTGCAATGGGAGATTATGGTAGAATTTCAAGGATTTTGTGCCTATATTTGGGCAGTCCATACACATACGTCTCACTAGGAAAAGCAATAGCTCCTGGGCAATTCAGTGTAGATGAAGTGAAAAAAATTATCAATTTAAAAAAATAA
- a CDS encoding 3-dehydroquinate synthase II — protein MSKSRELIISPKVSQTQLAKLLPQLEEEGIKMVYLDPKKLGKKKTKLQTVFPSSSANYVVLEKEAPKPKGKKVGRKFQILSNSDIENVLNIAKKGLDFVIIEVKDWKIIPLENIIAKLHKIHTKIFAIARTPEEVRKMFSILEVGVDGVIFSTSSISEVREVMIYLGTKSFDMKPAKITEIKEVGDGERVCVDTASMLHKGEGMLIGSRSNFLFLVHNESVGSSFTSPRPFRVNAGAVHCYTLSPDGTTSYLSEIETGSEVLILNSKGKARRATVGRSKIERRPMLMIKATVGGETGGIIAQDAETIRFVKSNGQLVSVTHLKKGDTVMVHSKAAMGRHFGMEVSDEYILEK, from the coding sequence TTGAGTAAATCAAGAGAATTAATAATTTCACCTAAAGTGTCACAGACACAATTAGCTAAACTTCTTCCTCAATTAGAAGAAGAAGGAATCAAGATGGTGTATCTTGACCCAAAAAAACTAGGCAAGAAAAAGACTAAACTTCAAACAGTATTTCCATCTAGTTCTGCAAATTATGTAGTATTAGAAAAAGAGGCTCCAAAACCAAAGGGTAAGAAAGTTGGAAGGAAATTCCAAATCTTATCAAATTCTGATATCGAAAATGTTCTCAACATAGCCAAGAAAGGATTAGACTTTGTAATTATCGAAGTAAAAGACTGGAAAATAATTCCACTAGAAAACATTATTGCAAAATTGCATAAAATTCACACCAAAATCTTTGCAATAGCTAGAACCCCTGAGGAAGTCAGGAAGATGTTTTCAATTTTAGAAGTCGGAGTAGATGGCGTAATATTCAGCACATCATCAATTAGTGAAGTTCGTGAAGTCATGATATACTTGGGAACAAAGAGTTTCGATATGAAGCCTGCAAAGATTACAGAAATCAAGGAAGTAGGAGACGGAGAGCGCGTTTGTGTGGATACTGCATCTATGCTTCACAAAGGGGAAGGCATGTTAATTGGGAGCAGATCAAACTTTTTGTTTCTAGTTCATAATGAATCAGTAGGATCATCATTTACATCACCTAGACCATTTCGAGTAAACGCAGGTGCAGTTCATTGCTATACATTGTCACCAGATGGAACAACAAGTTATCTCTCAGAAATAGAGACAGGTTCTGAAGTTTTAATTCTTAATTCAAAAGGTAAAGCAAGAAGAGCAACTGTAGGAAGATCAAAGATCGAACGAAGACCAATGTTGATGATTAAAGCTACTGTGGGAGGAGAAACAGGAGGAATCATTGCACAAGACGCAGAAACAATTCGCTTTGTAAAATCAAATGGGCAACTCGTTTCAGTTACACACCTAAAGAAAGGAGATACAGTCATGGTGCATTCAAAGGCTGCAATGGGCAGACATTTTGGAATGGAAGTCTCAGATGAATATATCTTAGAAAAATGA
- a CDS encoding 2-amino-3,7-dideoxy-D-threo-hept-6-ulosonate synthase: MVSGNQIRLNRILRKGRMLCIPMDHGISNGPIEGLEDPISTIYKCETHGLTSVIINKGILKALPKPTKIGILVHFSSSTSLSLAPNRKMLTGTVKEAAAMGADGVSLHINIGGKEEPEMLEQLGMTADQCHKWGMPLLAMMYPRGENIKNPHDPEVVGHVARIGAECGADIVKTLYTGDIDSFAKIVKSTPVPIVIAGGPKAKTDLDILQMTEDAMTAGAKGVTYGRNIFAHKTPEKMVEALAEIIFRKGTAKEAMKKIE; encoded by the coding sequence ATGGTATCAGGAAATCAAATTAGACTTAATCGAATTCTCAGAAAGGGAAGAATGCTTTGCATTCCAATGGATCACGGCATCTCTAATGGACCAATTGAGGGTCTTGAAGATCCAATATCAACAATTTACAAATGTGAAACACATGGACTCACAAGTGTAATCATTAACAAAGGAATTCTCAAAGCATTACCAAAACCAACCAAAATAGGAATTTTAGTTCATTTTTCAAGTAGTACATCATTATCATTAGCACCAAATCGCAAAATGTTAACTGGAACTGTAAAAGAGGCAGCAGCTATGGGAGCTGATGGAGTTTCATTGCACATCAACATTGGAGGCAAAGAAGAGCCAGAGATGTTAGAGCAGTTAGGAATGACTGCAGACCAATGTCACAAATGGGGAATGCCACTTTTAGCAATGATGTATCCAAGAGGAGAAAATATCAAGAATCCACATGACCCAGAAGTTGTCGGACATGTTGCAAGAATCGGAGCAGAGTGTGGTGCAGATATTGTAAAAACACTATACACAGGTGATATTGATTCATTTGCAAAAATTGTAAAAAGCACACCAGTTCCAATTGTAATTGCTGGCGGACCAAAAGCTAAAACAGATTTAGATATTCTTCAAATGACCGAAGACGCAATGACTGCAGGAGCTAAAGGAGTTACATATGGTAGAAACATCTTTGCACATAAAACACCTGAAAAAATGGTAGAAGCATTAGCCGAAATAATTTTCAGAAAAGGAACCGCAAAGGAAGCAATGAAAAAAATTGAGTAA
- the mqnC gene encoding cyclic dehypoxanthinyl futalosine synthase encodes MSQTTEQIQKSDIKDILENSLNGQRPGPEDILRLLESDDIHLMGLTAGHLTRKQFGKKASFVNNIILNYTNVCITDCKFCAFYRSPGAEDSYTLTLDEIEARVKTSYDMFKIRQVLIQGGHNPNLKIEYYEDAFRMIREKFPTVGVHGLSTSEIDMISRVEKSSTKEILSRLKDAGLQSIPGAGAEILTDSVKEIISPKKISSADWIRIMDEAHTLGIPGSATMMYGSVENNNDIVEHFSKIVKLQEKTKGFMAFIPWNFEPNNTLMQEEGIVDYGTGGTQLLKMIAISRLVLDGLIPHIQSSWLTNGVGMAQLALQYGADDFGGTLIGEEVVSCTGARSTELTEKIIVDAIHQIGYQVEERDNFYNPISVS; translated from the coding sequence TTGAGTCAAACTACTGAGCAGATACAAAAAAGTGATATCAAAGATATTTTAGAAAATTCTCTTAATGGCCAGAGACCTGGTCCTGAAGATATTTTGAGATTATTAGAGTCTGATGATATTCATTTGATGGGTCTTACTGCAGGTCATTTAACACGAAAACAGTTTGGCAAGAAAGCCTCTTTTGTAAATAATATTATTTTGAATTATACCAATGTCTGTATCACAGATTGTAAGTTTTGTGCATTTTACAGATCTCCTGGAGCTGAGGATTCTTACACATTAACTCTTGATGAAATTGAAGCTAGAGTAAAAACCTCTTATGACATGTTTAAGATTCGACAAGTTTTGATTCAGGGCGGTCATAACCCTAATTTGAAAATTGAATATTATGAAGATGCATTTAGGATGATTAGAGAAAAATTCCCAACTGTTGGGGTTCATGGATTATCTACATCTGAAATTGATATGATTTCTAGAGTTGAAAAATCATCTACAAAAGAAATCTTATCTAGATTAAAAGATGCAGGATTGCAATCAATTCCCGGAGCTGGTGCTGAAATCTTAACTGATTCAGTTAAAGAAATTATTAGTCCTAAAAAAATCTCTAGTGCTGATTGGATTAGAATTATGGATGAGGCACACACCTTGGGTATTCCAGGTTCTGCAACAATGATGTATGGCAGTGTTGAGAACAATAATGATATTGTTGAGCATTTTTCTAAAATTGTAAAATTACAAGAAAAGACCAAAGGCTTCATGGCATTTATTCCGTGGAACTTTGAGCCAAACAATACCTTGATGCAAGAAGAAGGTATTGTGGATTACGGAACTGGCGGAACTCAGCTATTGAAGATGATAGCAATATCTAGACTAGTTCTTGATGGACTAATCCCCCACATTCAATCCTCATGGTTAACAAATGGGGTTGGTATGGCTCAACTAGCACTACAATATGGTGCTGATGACTTTGGTGGCACACTCATTGGAGAAGAAGTTGTTTCTTGTACTGGAGCACGTTCAACAGAACTTACTGAGAAAATAATTGTCGATGCAATTCATCAAATTGGCTATCAGGTAGAAGAGCGAGATAATTTCTATAATCCTATTTCAGTATCATAA
- a CDS encoding menaquinone biosynthesis decarboxylase: protein MGIEGIRDFISELEKHGELKRVKTEVDSDLEIAEIMRREMYSNGPAILFENVKGFDMPVLGNAFGSMKRLEIGLEMTDFTEIGQRIVDMTKMDIPSGLLNKIKKLPELSKMTASFPKAESSGPVTEITSSDASFDDLPILKSWPDDAGRFITLGLVATKHPETGVRNLGVYRMQIVDKTHALMHWQKHKRGAHHSELSKEKGEKIPTAIIIGGEPATVFSSIAPVPEGLDKYLFAGITRKEGIKTVKCKTIDLDVPANAEIVLEGYVDPADIRDEGPFGDHTGYYTPVEPYPTFTLTGIMRRKDPIYVTTVVGKPILEDAYIGKVIERSFLPLIQMFHPEVIDFSMPPAGWFQGFAIISIKKRYPGQAKKVMMGLWGMGQLSLTKMFVVVDEDINVHDINDVIWAITTRADAARDTVIINNTPTDTLDPASPLVNLGSKMGIDATQKTREEGYEREIQQQVKVDEKTKDLVNSKWSSYGL from the coding sequence GTGGGAATAGAAGGAATTAGAGATTTCATTTCAGAGCTTGAAAAACACGGAGAATTAAAGAGAGTCAAAACAGAAGTTGATTCAGATTTAGAGATTGCAGAAATCATGAGACGTGAAATGTACTCTAATGGTCCGGCAATACTTTTTGAAAATGTAAAAGGATTCGACATGCCAGTTTTAGGAAATGCGTTTGGTTCAATGAAAAGATTAGAAATTGGATTAGAGATGACAGACTTTACTGAAATTGGTCAACGTATTGTAGATATGACAAAGATGGACATCCCATCAGGGTTACTAAATAAAATTAAAAAACTTCCAGAACTATCCAAAATGACTGCATCATTTCCAAAAGCAGAATCAAGTGGACCAGTAACTGAGATTACATCAAGTGATGCATCGTTTGATGATTTACCAATTTTAAAATCATGGCCTGATGATGCAGGCCGATTCATAACACTAGGACTAGTTGCAACTAAACATCCAGAAACAGGAGTAAGAAATTTAGGAGTTTACAGAATGCAAATTGTTGATAAAACTCATGCACTAATGCACTGGCAAAAACACAAGAGAGGTGCACATCACAGTGAACTATCAAAAGAAAAAGGAGAAAAAATCCCTACTGCAATTATTATTGGCGGAGAGCCGGCTACAGTATTTTCATCAATTGCTCCAGTTCCAGAAGGACTGGACAAGTATCTCTTTGCAGGAATTACAAGAAAAGAAGGAATCAAAACTGTAAAATGTAAAACAATTGATTTGGATGTTCCAGCAAATGCAGAGATTGTTTTAGAAGGATATGTAGATCCTGCAGACATTAGAGATGAAGGACCGTTTGGAGATCACACAGGATACTATACACCAGTTGAGCCATACCCAACATTTACACTAACAGGAATTATGCGAAGAAAAGATCCAATCTACGTTACAACAGTTGTTGGAAAACCAATTCTAGAGGATGCATATATCGGCAAAGTAATTGAGCGTTCATTTTTGCCACTGATTCAAATGTTCCATCCAGAAGTGATAGACTTTAGCATGCCACCTGCTGGATGGTTCCAAGGATTTGCAATTATATCAATAAAGAAAAGATATCCAGGACAGGCAAAAAAAGTCATGATGGGTCTTTGGGGAATGGGACAGCTATCACTGACAAAAATGTTCGTAGTCGTAGATGAGGACATCAATGTTCATGATATCAATGATGTAATTTGGGCAATCACTACAAGGGCAGATGCTGCAAGAGATACTGTAATTATCAACAACACACCAACTGACACACTAGATCCTGCATCACCTCTAGTGAACTTGGGATCTAAAATGGGAATTGATGCAACTCAAAAAACTAGAGAAGAAGGATATGAAAGAGAAATTCAACAACAAGTCAAAGTCGATGAGAAGACAAAAGATCTAGTAAATTCTAAATGGTCCAGTTACGGATTATGA
- a CDS encoding trans-sialidase — translation MYINPELAIKIMAAAKKQTKQDLENKIAELEAKLNKLSTQLDSKPAEVKPAETKPAEVKPAETKPAEVKPAETKPKGVLPKGTDSKPAEVKPAERPAATTKPKGTLPKGFGDAPAEAPKPQDAPKPAETTSQPPATVQDALENAYMTAPMTSFHDYRAKVTGYSPAPNRYFVRLTAPVGKVPTKNWNDQKAVVTGYTAPSNQYFATRTRMAFHPADKRFGSFSGVPMTVDGLSAQTQTQQAPPPEPPKPAKGTLPKGF, via the coding sequence ATGTACATAAACCCCGAATTGGCCATCAAAATTATGGCAGCTGCTAAAAAGCAAACAAAACAAGATCTTGAAAACAAGATTGCCGAATTAGAAGCAAAGCTAAACAAACTTTCTACTCAGCTAGATTCAAAACCTGCTGAAGTGAAACCAGCAGAAACAAAACCTGCTGAAGTAAAACCAGCAGAAACAAAACCTGCTGAGGTTAAACCAGCTGAAACCAAACCAAAAGGTGTTCTACCTAAAGGAACGGATTCAAAACCAGCTGAAGTGAAACCAGCTGAAAGACCTGCAGCAACTACAAAACCTAAAGGTACACTACCAAAAGGATTTGGAGATGCACCAGCAGAAGCTCCTAAACCACAGGATGCCCCAAAACCAGCTGAAACTACATCACAACCTCCAGCAACTGTACAAGATGCATTAGAGAATGCATACATGACAGCTCCTATGACATCATTCCATGATTATAGAGCCAAAGTCACAGGTTATTCTCCAGCACCTAACAGATACTTTGTCAGACTAACAGCTCCTGTAGGTAAAGTCCCAACTAAAAATTGGAATGATCAAAAAGCAGTAGTAACAGGTTACACTGCACCATCAAACCAATACTTTGCTACAAGAACAAGAATGGCATTCCATCCTGCTGATAAGCGATTTGGAAGTTTTAGTGGAGTCCCAATGACTGTTGACGGTCTTAGTGCACAAACACAAACACAACAAGCACCACCGCCAGAACCACCAAAGCCTGCAAAAGGCACACTACCAAAAGGTTTCTAA
- a CDS encoding trans-sialidase, whose protein sequence is MAAKSKASTKKDLESKIAELEAKLTKLATQLEDKPAPKPAEVKPAETKPTEVKPAEVKPAETKPAEVKPAETKPKGVLPKGTEEKPAETPKPAETTSQPPATVQDALENAYMTAPMTSFHDYRAKVTGYSPAPNRYFVRLTAPVGKVPTKNWNDQKAVVTGYTAPSNQYFATRTRMAFHPADKRFGSFSGVPMTVDGLSAQTQTQQAPPPEPPKPAKGTLPKGMGETQQAPPQQTTKVDDGKSRGEKLAEYEADYLQRIEQQRIDDEKAFDELLEAESKARSTASRGTLPKGFEPKTEPEAPKASKGTLPKGF, encoded by the coding sequence ATGGCAGCAAAAAGCAAAGCAAGTACAAAAAAGGATCTAGAATCCAAAATTGCTGAACTAGAGGCAAAATTAACAAAATTAGCTACACAACTAGAAGATAAGCCTGCTCCAAAACCAGCTGAAGTAAAACCTGCAGAAACAAAACCTACTGAGGTTAAGCCAGCTGAAGTAAAACCAGCAGAAACAAAACCTGCTGAGGTTAAACCAGCTGAGACCAAACCAAAAGGTGTTCTACCTAAAGGAACAGAAGAGAAACCTGCAGAAACACCAAAACCAGCTGAAACTACATCACAACCTCCAGCAACTGTACAAGATGCATTAGAGAATGCATACATGACAGCTCCTATGACATCATTCCACGATTATAGGGCAAAAGTCACAGGTTATTCTCCAGCACCTAACAGATACTTTGTCAGACTAACAGCTCCTGTAGGTAAAGTCCCAACTAAAAATTGGAATGATCAAAAAGCAGTAGTAACAGGTTACACTGCACCATCAAACCAATACTTTGCTACAAGAACAAGAATGGCATTCCATCCTGCTGATAAGCGATTTGGAAGTTTTAGTGGAGTCCCAATGACTGTTGACGGTCTTAGTGCACAAACACAAACACAACAAGCACCACCGCCAGAACCACCAAAGCCTGCAAAAGGCACACTACCAAAAGGTATGGGAGAAACACAGCAAGCACCACCACAACAAACCACTAAAGTTGATGATGGAAAATCTAGAGGGGAGAAACTTGCAGAATATGAAGCAGATTACTTGCAAAGAATAGAACAACAAAGAATAGATGATGAAAAAGCCTTTGATGAATTACTAGAAGCAGAATCTAAAGCACGTTCTACAGCTAGTAGAGGTACTTTACCAAAAGGGTTTGAACCAAAAACAGAACCTGAAGCACCAAAAGCATCTAAAGGAACTTTACCAAAAGGTTTCTAA
- the bcp gene encoding thioredoxin-dependent thiol peroxidase has protein sequence MVSEGDSVPKFAVNDANGNKVKSSDFKGKKHVIYFYPKDFTPGCTTEADEFSKDYKKFQKEGIEIIGVSPDDVDSHKKFCDKMKIQYPLLADVEKEVSNAFGVWGKKKFMGREYMGVMRSTFLVNEKGKIFKIYPKVKPAGHSKEVLEDFLSLK, from the coding sequence ATGGTTTCTGAAGGCGATTCTGTTCCAAAATTTGCAGTAAATGATGCAAACGGTAACAAGGTAAAGTCAAGTGATTTTAAGGGAAAAAAGCACGTCATCTACTTTTACCCAAAGGACTTCACTCCAGGATGCACTACAGAGGCTGATGAATTTTCTAAAGATTATAAAAAATTCCAAAAGGAAGGAATCGAAATTATTGGAGTCAGTCCGGACGATGTAGATTCTCATAAAAAATTCTGTGACAAGATGAAAATCCAATATCCATTATTGGCAGATGTTGAGAAAGAAGTCTCAAATGCATTTGGTGTTTGGGGAAAGAAAAAATTCATGGGTCGAGAATACATGGGAGTAATGAGAAGTACATTTCTTGTAAATGAAAAGGGGAAAATTTTCAAAATATATCCCAAGGTAAAACCTGCAGGACATTCTAAAGAAGTTCTAGAGGATTTTCTAAGTTTAAAATAA
- a CDS encoding MIP/aquaporin family protein → MVNPRAYLAEAIATFGLVFFGPLSVILAVSAFGEDLTTQSVLFISLGHGGAIALMVYAFGHVSGAHINPAVTIPMMITKKIGIVDGVGYIISQLIGAVAAAATLAAILPELGAKVNFGTQGGPSDLINNSIGSGFAIEAILTFFLVTVIFMVAVHKKATPGIQGLAIGGMVFLIHLVAVPLTGASVNPARTFGPALISGFWEFHWLYWAAPILGGIIAGLIMNYVYTKPAEKEA, encoded by the coding sequence ATGGTTAATCCAAGAGCATATCTTGCAGAAGCAATTGCAACTTTTGGTTTAGTATTCTTTGGTCCTCTTTCAGTAATTCTAGCAGTTTCTGCATTTGGTGAGGATCTAACAACACAATCAGTATTGTTCATTTCTCTTGGACACGGTGGTGCCATTGCTTTGATGGTTTATGCATTCGGACATGTTTCTGGTGCTCACATTAATCCAGCAGTTACAATTCCTATGATGATTACAAAAAAGATTGGAATCGTAGATGGAGTCGGATACATTATTTCACAATTAATCGGTGCAGTAGCAGCAGCTGCAACACTTGCAGCAATATTGCCTGAACTTGGCGCCAAAGTTAACTTTGGAACTCAAGGTGGTCCAAGTGATTTAATCAACAACAGTATTGGTTCTGGATTTGCAATTGAGGCAATCTTGACATTCTTCCTAGTTACTGTAATCTTTATGGTTGCAGTTCACAAAAAAGCAACTCCTGGAATTCAAGGACTTGCAATTGGTGGAATGGTTTTCCTAATTCACCTAGTTGCAGTACCATTAACAGGTGCATCAGTAAATCCTGCAAGAACATTTGGTCCTGCTTTAATTTCAGGATTCTGGGAATTCCATTGGTTATACTGGGCAGCCCCAATATTAGGTGGAATCATTGCAGGTTTGATTATGAATTATGTTTACACCAAACCAGCAGAAAAAGAAGCATAA